Proteins from a single region of Equus asinus isolate D_3611 breed Donkey chromosome 17, EquAss-T2T_v2, whole genome shotgun sequence:
- the LOC106844372 gene encoding pepsin A-like, translated as MKWLLLLSLVALSECLIYKVPLVKKKSLRQNLRENGLLEEFLKQHPRNPASKYFPKEAATLADTQPLENYMDEEYFGTISIGTPAQEFTVIFDTGSSNLWVPSIYCSSLACSDHNRFNPEDSSTYRATSESVSITYGTGSMTGVLGYDTVRVGGIEDTNQIFGLSETEPGSFLYYAPFDGILGLAYPSISASGATPVFDNIWDQGLVSQDLFSVYLSSDDESGSVVMFGGIDPSYYTGSLHWVPVSNEGYWQITMDSVTVNRESIACSGGCQAIVDTGTSLLAGPTSAIDTIQSYLGFSEDSSGEGVISCSSIYSLPDIVFTLNGVEFPLRPSAYILEEDDSCISGFEGMDLDTSSGELWILGDVFIRQYFTVFDRANNQIGLASVA; from the exons ATGAagtggctgctgctgctcagcTTGGTGGCGCTCTCTGAGTGCCTTATCTACAA GGTTCCACTTGTCAAAAAGAAGTCCTTGAGGCAGAACCTGCGCGAGAATGGCCTGCTGGAGGAGTTCCTCAAGCAGCATCCCCGCAACCCAGCCAGCAAGTACTTCCCCAAGGAGGCCGCCACCTTGGCGGACACCCAGCCCCTGGAGAACTACATGGAT GAGGAGTACTTCGGCACCATCAGCATCGGAACTCCCGCTCAGGAGTTCACCGTCATCTTTGACACCGGCTCCTCCAACCTGTGGGTGCCCTCAATCTACTGCTCCAGTCTTGCCTGCT CCGACCACAACCGCTTCAATCCTGAGGATTCCTCCACCTACCGGGCTACCAGTGAGTCGGTCTCCATCACCTACGGCACCGGGAGCATGACAGGCGTCCTTGGATACGACACTGTCAGG GTCGGAGGCATCGAGGACACCAACCAGATCTTCGGCCTGAGCGAGACAGAGCCCGGCTCCTTCCTGTACTACGCTCCCTTTGACGGCATCCTGGGTCTCGCCTACCCCAGCATCTCCGCCTCCGGGGCCACTCCCGTCTTTGACAACATATGGGACCAGGGTCTGGTTTCCCAAGACCTCTTCTCCGTCTACCTGAGCTC CGATGACGAGAGTGGCAGTGTGGTGATGTTCGGTGGCATCGATCCTTCCTACTACACTGGAAGCCTGCACTGGGTGCCTGTTTCTAACGAGGGTTACTGGCAGATCACCATGGACAG CGTCACTGTGAACAGAGAGTCCATCGCTTGCAGCGGGGGCTGCCAGGCCATTGTTGACACTGGCACCTCTCTGCTGGCTGGCCCAACCTCTGCCATTGACACTATCCAGAGCTACCTTGGGTTCAGCGAGGACTCCTCTGGTGAG GGGGTGATCAGCTGCTCATCCATCTACAGCCTGCCTGACATCGTTTTTACCCTCAACGGCGTTGAGTTTCCTCTGCGTCCCAGTGCCTACATCCTAGAG GAGGATGACAGCTGCATCAGCGGCTTCGAGGGCATGGACCTCGACACCAGCAGCGGAGAGCTCTGGATCCTGGGTGACGTCTTCATCCGCCAGTACTTTACCGTCTTCGACAGAGCCAACAACCAGATCGGCCTGGCTTCTGTGGCCTAA